Part of the Trypanosoma brucei brucei TREU927 chromosome 2, complete sequence genome, TGAACTGacagataataaaatgaaacacgtCTCGCACTTTCCTTATAAATATTCAATAGTTGGTATgttacaaataaaaacaattacacattatagaaaggaaaggatatAATTACATTATACACCTGTATGTGGATATGTAACAGCGAATCATAGTAGAAATAAATTGTCTAAACACAATAGTTATGgaagataaaataattcaaaacatcaataatattattctatcaacattcccttccttctccattaagtttccaaatggtttcaaataataattcacataattccatacatatgttatgatgggtattgcatgcagtacaacttaaaggaagtgtaactcatataacattttcaaaaatagGTGTTGAATGGttgtttgctaccatcaattacatttccaatgtctgattacacttttatatgcatgaaggaagttactgatgataactttgacatgctcgagaatccataacacaaagcgactgctgcatgcaataaaaaataaaaatataaataacatccgaattcatttactgacagatgagtgcaagtcattcacccaaacttcatagctgCAGAAATAAACTCGCTGCTGCCAATAGGAAATGAtcccgcataaatattgagtatctgaaaatgatagcaacgggtttccatttttgaaatatatgcataaactacatgaggtatatgaagccatattggtaaagtgtcactacgcatgttgcaatttactatcagaagtgtctgccttattttatttcttgtgttaatgtaactcatgagtatcattcattattctttacaatacaactgtaagtcattttgcatttttacatattttcttattccctCATACTGGAAGTGTTCCACATATGagattcctcaatatcgttcacacaataaaaataatttcatttccttctgcattcagtttcttgtGCAGCAGTGTGTGCACTAATCATtcataaagtttttaatttgccaaatacatcattacgaaactattttccacaaataaacaaacaaacaaacatttttaaatgttgcTGTGAAACGGAAATTGAATCACGGAAAATTGTGGGGCGCACACGTAATGGGCACCATGAATGCCTCTTTGGATATTCCTCTATGGCTTTTCACCAGCATCATCAACTTACtttttgtgtaaaaaaaaacaaaaaagaaataaaggtacAAATGCATTAATAAACCCAACTCCTCAGCAGGAAATCAAGAACAGGAAGCCACGAAAAGCGTATGGCACATATGATTTTCACCTCTCAGTTACTTGAGGTGGATCGCATGATTTACCCACCTCCTAAGAACACACCCTCCGAGAGGCccgattaaaagaaaaaaaaacgctatgACGGTTGAAAAGACGTTTTTCATAAACCTTCACTTTATACGTGAGGATGCATAAATAAACAATGATAACGATGAGAATGCTAACGGAAACAATGACGAACCGTGAGGATcctagaaaataaaataaaataaaatcatcACGTACCTTCACAGTAGGGAAActtaataaataacaaaatataaatattcccTACACAGAGGTATAGGGAGTGTTCGTCAACTTCGTAATGCTAATCAAAAAGCCTTCAAATGTATCGATCATTCGTGTAGTCAATCAAATAAGAAGTAATATGTACTACACGCACAAAAGCACACTTATAAAGCCTACAAACCCACTTGCCCCCTTTTAGAGAATACCACTCTCTAGTCAGTGATAGGAGAGGTGATATTAAAAGTTTTCCctttataattatttctgACTCCTCAATTCGTTGcaacataacataacatGCAAAGATGTTGCATCAGTCAGCGGGGCCACCAGCAATAGCGTTTGGTTCATCCTGGGTGATCTCCTTAACAATATTCCCTTCCATCTTCACTTGAAACTGGTTGATTTTATTCCACAACTCTGTAGTATAATCGCCTCTGCCCCCAACTGGTTCGCACTTCTGCCTCACATCGATTGGCTTGCTGTCACTGTACTGTATGTAAATTAGCTCCCATTTCAAGTTTCTTGCGAGCTTATCCCATTCACGAAACAATTGTTTCATTGCCTTGATAAACTTATCTACCTTCGTTCGTGTCGTGTGATGCGTTGGTGCCACTGTCGGCTGGAGCAGAACAATTGTTGTTGCGGTGAtcgctcttccttctctatcAACAGCTGGCTCagttacaaagaaaaaggcgttCACAACGGGGAAATTTCCCTGTACAGGTCGGTAAAGGCACCCAACCTCAATGTCTTGGCCTGTCGTTTCGGGGTTAAACTGACGAAGTGAAGTTGGAACACGTCCCACGGCATTACCACTTGCCAGAGCGGATACATTTGAATCCATTTCTTCTCCAACGCGAGGGAGATACCGCAGGTGCGTCACAATCGTCTGCACAACATTTCCCATCGTGAAGGCATATATGCCCACATTTTCAAATTCATCATTGGCCTGCTCTTCTTTCCCACGAAAAACCTTCCGAAGGTAATTGTCTCGCATACATGCTGTGTCCGCCCACACTCTCAATTTCTGCTCAATATAAACGGAAACAGCTCTGTTTCTGCATTCTTCTCATTCTCAGTTACAACCCGGACCAACTTAGCCAACCTGTATGTAGTCCCGTCCTCGCGCCATTCAACTCGACCATTCAGCACCTTCATGTAGTGTTCAGCATCGCCTCTACTGATTTCCTCCAGTGCCCCATTTATTTCTCTAACATGGTCACAATAGGGTTTGTCACCTTCCAGTACGTGGCGGGGCAGTGGGCCCACCTTCTTAATCCATCCTaatattttcccccattcGTTCTCAAGGTTTATGATGTGAGTTTCGGTGATTTTACTTGCCTCCAACTTTGACAGCCGCCTCCACGAAACCGCAGCCTTCAGTTCCACCTTTTCATAGCaattgatgcaaaggaactcgTAACCCCGTGGTTCCTTCCACTCTCTGTAGTTATTTGGATCTGGAGATGTCAACACAATTACGGGCCACGCTCCCGGCAATTTTGTCGGTATGGGTTCATCTCTCTCTTTCGAAAAGTCGTATATAATGTAACCAAGAAGCTTTTCATCAACGAAGGCCTTCACAGCATCCAATCCATCTACTTCCTCTTCATAGAATACAACCCTTCCCGGATGATCGTTTGTCGccctgaagaaaatatatgccTCGCCCTTCACAAAATAAGCGATATTCCGCAACAGCTCCTAATCGTAATGCAGCAACCCTTGGAGcagaaattttcttcgtgccttcgtgagagtttctccccactggcgcggccatcagccattaCCGCAGAGCCCttagatgctatcggtctggcgactgtgacagagtctcccttttttattcatcctaacacaccctctataatttttgttgtagctccgcagttgaacggaatacagcagatggggcgagaagcctcccaccctgggctctcccaaagatgtcaattagaaatcctttttttggagttccacatcaccggacagcagcatcttagtgcggatgatactgctgatggcacgctggcacgtgcccagggaccgacaaatgaaaaacggtgtcccagcaagacgctgctgatccctgtgctgtatgatgccgtagccggagcacagcagtgttccccatgaaaggaacgctgctggctcttggcttcccctgatgatacggggtactggaccctggcaccacgttaaGGCAGATTCATTCTTAGTGTAAGCTAAATACTCGCTGGCCGCGGGGATCGATTCCGGTACTATCTGCGACGACCAATCTACTTAACCACTAAACCAGCGTAAGCCGAATATAATAGCCAGCACCAACTGATTTCCCAATACCTGCACTGCCGACGAGGACGCAAGGAATCTGTTTTTCGATCAGCCCTGACTCCAGCCACAAATCCAGCCTGTGCTTCACAAGATACCACACTCTCATTACCTCTCGACGAATGTACACATCCCGGTCAAACACGTAGTCTCCTGGTTCCTCCGCATCCTCTTGAATTGCATGTTCCGGAATGCTGAAAGAGTTATATGGCCAACTCTTCTGCGAGGTGAGCACAGCAATCTCTAAATTACCGTGACGAGGCAGTGGGTCGCACAAGTCATAAGGCGTGTGACTGAcattcacctcctcttctgTCCACAACTCGGGCTCGCCGTCACTATTACCCACCACCTTCATGCCAAGAGGTAAATCATTGTGACCCGACTCTACATAACCCCACGTCGCATTATATATAGAATCATATACTCCTTCAAGGTTTACAGCACCAGCAGCTGTTTGGTCAGCTTgcttttccttgcttctttGGAAATGCGCAGTGCACTGTCCAACTTCGCCGCTGCAGTGAGGCAACAAGTTCCCTTATTTGCGCTGTTGCCCTCTCTTCCCAGTGCTGCATGTCTTCAATTCTATTACTAGGAGGGTAAATAACTGCCCTCGGTAATTGAAACTCGTCAGTATCCTGTATATCCTCAAGAATCTCGGCATCAACATTAATATATCTTCTGAGATTAttaacaaacacatccatggaCACATTCTCTGTGTTATACGTGTTTGAGGAAAACTGATTCAAAAAGTCATGCAGTTTCATTTCACCCAAACTCGCATAATCTTCCAGCAGCACATTTTCAATAGAACTGTTAATTGATCAAGTTggccctcttcctcctcacgcAGTCTCTTCGAAAAATACAATGGCGCATGCAACCTATTACTATGGAAACGCCTTATTGAATTCCACACTTCTGAAAGCTTGCCCCCTGATTCCTCACAAGCTTGCGATAAaagcataaacaaaaatagaatcaGAAACAGAGACAGAGACAGTTTACACTGTAGAAAAGGACACCACAGTGAGTCACTCATTCTAGGAAGATAAtcacaaaagcaaacacCCTCAAAAAGACAGCTCAGAGCCATAAAGCAGAACCTACTTACTACTAATAAGGAGTTGTGCCCCTTCCCTGCCAGTAAAGACACAACATTCCCCAACAAACACAGTGGAAGATCACAAGACTTATGACCCCTCCATACTAACCTAAACAAGACAGCGTGAATCACAATTGCATGCAATGCGCTAAGAACTCGAAACGGTTCCGCACATTTGCCTCTGAGGATCCCTACTCAATCGCACCCCTACGCGGGAATCAATATTCTGCCTGTCACAAAATAACACAGCGGACggcagaaggaaagggggaaaataaagaaagccATCACAACACATAAGGATTTTAATGGGAACTTACAGGAAACCTTCTAGATGAGAATGCTAACACCCATACAACAACAGTGCTCACAATCCTCTTGTATATCAGTGTTTAATTAGTGTTTCACAAAATGATTTGATAATCGTAACGATtcaaggaataaaaaaaatgtaaatgaTAAGACACGACGCAACAAGCTGCCACATTGCCATTAATGGATGTATGTAATACCATTGTTACTATCCATTTCATTGTGACAACACACGCAAAATACAATCGATACCACGGATTTCGTACGCCTTCCGTCGTGCGGTGAATCGCAGAGTGGATGTAAACAGTTGTGAAAGGATTACACCAACGCAACTGTAAGTTCGTTATGCTGCCAGAAGCCTGTCTAGGATATACGATGAGTGAACTTCATTACTCCAACACAAAATGTGACGCCTCCTCTTGCCCTTTCATTCGTTCTTCACAGTGCTTACTTCATTGTTGGCTTGCCCGAGGTTCGCCAATTACCTTCGGCCCGCAGCAGCCACCGCAAGCATTTTGATAACTATGTTATCCTCATACTGCACATGGTACTGCTGCACATTGTTCTTCCAGAATCCCTCCACAAACTGGTGACTGCGGTGCTTTGCCTTACCCTGTGTAATTTCACACTTCTGCTCAGACCTCATCGCTGTGGATTCGAAGTGCTGAACGTAAATGATTTCCCAGTGAAACATCTCAGTAATTTCCTTCAACTGCTCAACGGTAGCCTCATTCTGGTGACCACCCCCCTCCGCACTTGGCAAGAGGGATTGTAGCAAATGAATGAATTCGTCGGTTTTTGTGTCATGTCTGCTGGCAACAGtaaactgcaacaacacaatagttttctttcctgtgGTTCCTGAAGCCTGTGCAGCCTGCTCGTCATCAACAATAAAGAATGCATCCGCTACGGGGTAGTTGGGAACGCATGGCACATATAATTCcaccggagccccctccgaCTCAGCCCAGTTGATGTCACCTGGCACTGTTTTTGGTCGACGGACTTTGAGGAGGCCATCCCTTACGTGTTGCAAAATGCTTTTGCGTGTCCTCATGCGTCTGGCCCTTTCATTTGCTGGAAGTTTCGTTATTAGATTTACGAAGCAAGTTAACACTCTGGGGGAACACAAATATTTAATTGCATTCTCCTCAAAATAAAGCCCGATGGCAGATGCATTCCGCATCATACCAGTTGTCAGTGCCCACTCCTCAGCAATGCCGGAAAACACTACATTcaaaattcttttctttatagaTTCAGAATGCGCCACGCAGACATACGTGTCAAAGGAGTTTCCTTCTCGAGCTTTGATACGAACGATCTTCACGAGCTTATGTGATGCATCATTGTCCCTCCATTCCCCACAGTTGTCCAGTACCTTAGTATATATTCCGTACTTGTTACCTGCTACGATACTCCCCAATTCCCCGTCCACTGCAGTAAGCTCCTGTCCATACATTACTTCGTCAAACACATAACGAAGTGAAGGTCCGACACGCTCCACACGGTTCTCATACATGTTCCACTTTTCCCTCAACTCAACATGCGTGGCTTGAGGAAAAAGCTTGGGTCCCATACGTGAGAAGAAAGCCCGCATTTCACTCATTTCCCAGCagttaacaacaataaacgCGCCTTTACGTTGCTTTTGCCAGCTGTCAAAATTTCTCAAATTAGGTGAACTGATCAAAATGCTTCCCCATTTTGGAGCCACATCTGCCGGTGGCTGCTCGCCTTTTTTGACAAAGTCATAAATAACATAACCACGTGTATTAGATGATATAACCTTCATAAACGTTATAGCCGCTTCTTTACTGTACTCCCTAACTCTGccaacgccaccaccacctgatttctcaaatatatatgcggCTACACCACGGAAGTACGCAACAACAGGTAACTCTTCCGCATCATAATGCAATAACTTGTAGAGGATAAAAGAACCCAAATTCTGAGATTTACCAATCCCAGGATTACCAATGGCAACGTATGATCGTGGTAAATAAGGACATCCCGGTATAACACGCTGGGCACGCCATAATTCAATTCCACTCCTTACAAAATTCCATACACGGAGCTCTTCTCTGCGAATGAATATGTCACTGTTACTTCCCCGGGCAAAGTCTGTATATGGCCAACCCATTTCAGACGTAAGAACCAACAGCTCCACTCCTTTAGTGCGTTCCGGCTTCTGTTCAAGAGTTTCCTCAATTTCAGGCACGACATTAACTTCCTCATCCTTCCACATCAAACCCTCATTGGGCATTCCATCAACCATCCTCATTCCCAATGGTTGAGTTCCATCGTCGATAATAATataactccatttcgcaTTATAGGTGGAATCGTATAATTTCTCTTCGAGAGACTTGCCCTCTCCGGTTTCTGATGGGTTCTCGTTTTGTCGGCCGGCTTGTCTCTTCATTGGGCAGTACGCACCATTCAACCATCCATTTAAAACATTCCGAGTATCTCCTACACTACCGCCGTTCtgattcatttcactctctgaataataatcttaattgagtgtgttgtgttatttcctttctttgtaacataaattaaaaaagaattaaGATGAGAGAATTTAAAATGGATACGCTTCTAAACCAAATCAAATATACAAAAATGAATATTAGGAATTAATATGGCAGATGGAAACTATTTATTGAAATTAGGATTCAATACAAATCTTATCATGTGTTGGGGTGTCACGGCAACTTAAGCACAAATAAGGTATGACAGTATGAATAAACATTTCTGTTTGGAGGaaaactcaaacaacaattcTCAGCTACTGCACACCATCATtccagaaaaaataatatacttagatatatttatgtattgaaaagcaaaaaaataaataaatgtggcaTTGCCATGAAAAATGGGAAACAATAGCTTTACTCATAAGCTATGTAAAACGTAGAATACTCGATTAAAGTTACTCATGTGCATGATGAAGGCGCTTCACATTAAGAAATAGTACAAACAACTATCAGAACTTGCGCATAATCTCACATGAGCCGTCACTCGGAATGACATTTTGTCATAACTTCCTAATGTGGAAAAACTATTTCTAATGCCAACTCTCACGCTCCGAATCAGTACACAGTGTGCAAATGAGAGTACGAGATatcaaaacaataataatcgccgtaaaaagtaaaaccaatgaaaataaaatctTATACATCAAAGAGGAACCTCTCTCACCTGACGAACAAATGCTgctcactttctttattctttatttaagtgatcctgtgtttttttttcttgcaaccATGGAGCCATGAATctaagaaatatatatatgtgaagGCATGAAAgatatttgttttgctttggtaTTGGAGCACCTTGCCATGCGTCTGCTTTTGCGCCTTGGTGAAActcaaaagaaacgaaaggctcacggaagggaacaaatatatttgtgggaataataattaaatatTAGGCCTCTTTTGAGGAGTGTGTTGAGTGTAATaatggtgaaaaagaagtattGAAAATTTATGCCACATGGACAAATGCTTTACAATGTTTTCTCTCTATCTGAAAATATGGAATATATGGAATATATAAGGAACCAGAAACATAGGGAATATATGAAGTataaggaaatatatcaaatataagaaaatatTTGAAATATATGGAAAACATATGAGAGGcaaaaagaatggaaagaaaTTTGGTAAATGAATATACATTCATGGAAATATCCattagagaaataataattttctttttctcctcccttcccGCTAATGTTTCACCCGCTTATTTCCATTCCTTATAAATAttgtaaatttctttttgttactgtaactatttccaaaaaaaaagtgtaagtAAGACACTTTAAGCATTACATATCATAATATCTCTAAACTCCTTCTATGTTATGTTAATCTACTAATATTTTCATTcccattcattttattcagcAGAACATACAAAACCCCCTCAAAAGtccttccttgtttttttcttcaacatcataacatatcttgtggaatatacaaatatataataaccaTAAATGTGTTATATATCATCACAACATCAGAAGCTTCACGACATAATTGTGTTCCTCAAGAAGCAGTggttgtgtttccttttattttatctcatagtcaaactaattaattaattactaATAACATCCTCCAAAGATattgcttctattttcttggaTTGTTCAGCAGCGTAACACCGGAGTCTTGAAATAAAGAGTCACAGTTCAAAGAAtacaaaacagtaaaaaaaaaataataaacagaGACTCGCACCTTCACAATTGGTTGCATTTGGATGCATCAAACATATTTATTCGCctccttgtgttttttttttgggggtggGAGGAGTAAATGCAAAATTATATCAAGTTGAC contains:
- a CDS encoding retrotransposon hot spot (RHS) protein, putative (RHS5: pers. comm. Frederic Bringaud, CNRS/BordeauxII University. Belongs to the RHS family. (PMID:12455980)), with product MNQNGGSVGDTRNVLNGWLNGAYCPMKRQAGRQNENPSETGEGKSLEEKLYDSTYNAKWSYIIIDDGTQPLGMRMVDGMPNEGLMWKDEEVNVVPEIEETLEQKPERTKGVELLVLTSEMGWPYTDFARGSNSDIFIRREELRVWNFVRSGIELWRAQRVIPGCPYLPRSYVAIGNPGIGKSQNLGSFILYKLLHYDAEELPVVAYFRGVAAYIFEKSGGGGVGRVREYSKEAAITFMKVISSNTRGYVIYDFVKKGEQPPADVAPKWGSILISSPNLRNFDSWQKQRKGAFIVVNCWEMSEMRAFFSRMGPKLFPQATHVELREKWNMYENRVERVGPSLRYVFDEVMYGQELTAVDGELGSIVAGNKYGIYTKVLDNCGEWRDNDASHKLVKIVRIKAREGNSFDTYVCVAHSESIKKRILNVVFSGIAEEWALTTGMMRNASAIGLYFEENAIKYLCSPRVLTCFVNLITKLPANERARRMRTRKSILQHVRDGLLKVRRPKTVPGDINWAESEGAPVELYVPCVPNYPVADAFFIVDDEQAAQASGTTGKKTIVLLQFTVASRHDTKTDEFIHLLQSLLPSAEGGGHQNEATVEQLKEITEMFHWEIIYVQHFESTAMRSEQKCEITQGKAKHRSHQFVEGFWKNNVQQYHVQYEDNIVIKMLAVAAAGRR